One window of Hylemonella gracilis genomic DNA carries:
- a CDS encoding ParA family protein produces the protein MPIVVIANPKGGVGKSTLSTQVAGYYASRGHAVMLGDADRQQSSRLWLSLRAPTAAPIVGWDMVDGANGIGKVAKLPKGVTHVVLDTPAGFTGARLKDALAHASKLIVPLQASVFDIFATRAFLDEIKAQAPRNLQMGVVGMRVHARTLAAEHLRGFVDSLGLPLLACLRETQNYVHLAAQGLTLFDVTPGRVEKDLVQWAELCRWLDA, from the coding sequence ATGCCGATTGTTGTGATTGCCAATCCCAAGGGAGGCGTGGGCAAGTCCACGCTGTCCACCCAGGTGGCGGGGTACTACGCCAGCCGGGGCCATGCGGTCATGCTGGGCGACGCGGATCGCCAGCAGTCCTCGCGCCTGTGGCTGAGTCTGCGCGCACCCACGGCGGCGCCCATCGTCGGCTGGGACATGGTGGACGGGGCGAACGGGATCGGCAAGGTGGCCAAGCTGCCCAAGGGCGTCACCCATGTGGTGCTGGACACGCCGGCCGGATTCACCGGCGCGCGCCTGAAGGACGCCCTGGCCCATGCCAGCAAGCTCATCGTGCCCCTGCAAGCCAGCGTGTTCGATATCTTCGCGACCCGGGCCTTTCTGGACGAAATCAAGGCCCAGGCGCCGCGCAATCTGCAGATGGGCGTGGTCGGCATGCGCGTGCACGCCCGCACGCTGGCGGCCGAGCATTTGCGCGGATTCGTGGACAGCCTGGGGCTGCCTTTGCTGGCCTGCCTGCGCGAGACGCAGAACTACGTGCATCTGGCCGCCCAAGGCTTGACGCTGTTCGACGTCACGCCCGGTCGCGTGGAAAAAGACCTGGTCCAATGGGCCGAGCTGTGTCGCTGGCTTGACGCCTGA
- a CDS encoding cytochrome c oxidase assembly protein, translated as MNLRRENLRMVGKLTVIVAGMFAFGYALVPLYQAICEFTGINVLAIGERGLSRPQVTNNTQVDASRTITVEFDSNARGPWRFKPAQNSMQVHPGELVTVMYEFQNVQDRRMSAQAIPSYAPRQAAAHFNKLECFCFNEYTLAPGEKKEWPVVFVIDPKLSRDVTTITLSYTFFEVGSKTPPAPTAASKTDEQGAS; from the coding sequence ATGAACCTGCGACGTGAAAATCTGCGCATGGTGGGCAAGCTCACGGTGATCGTGGCGGGCATGTTTGCCTTTGGCTACGCCCTGGTTCCGCTCTACCAAGCCATCTGCGAGTTCACTGGCATCAACGTGTTGGCCATCGGCGAGCGTGGCCTGAGCCGTCCGCAGGTGACCAACAACACGCAGGTCGACGCCAGCCGCACCATCACGGTCGAATTTGACTCGAACGCGCGTGGACCCTGGCGGTTCAAGCCCGCGCAAAATTCCATGCAGGTGCATCCGGGCGAGTTGGTGACCGTGATGTACGAGTTCCAGAACGTGCAGGATCGGCGCATGTCCGCCCAGGCCATTCCCAGCTATGCACCCCGCCAGGCAGCCGCGCATTTCAACAAGCTGGAATGTTTCTGCTTCAACGAATACACCCTGGCGCCAGGTGAGAAGAAGGAATGGCCCGTGGTCTTCGTGATCGATCCCAAGCTGTCCCGGGATGTGACCACCATCACCCTGTCCTACACCTTCTTCGAAGTCGGCAGCAAGACACCGCCTGCGCCCACCGCCGCGAGCAAGACCGACGAGCAGGGGGCCTCATGA
- the coxB gene encoding cytochrome c oxidase subunit II has product MKSIADKLASLLLAAGASVGVWAATAGFAAVHAAVNDLPGGPAVNQLNLGPAATKIAAEQQWLHWMMLIICTVIFLGVFGVMFYSIFKHRKSKGAKSADFHESVGVEIAWTVVPFIIVILMALPATKTVVAQKDTSNADLTIKVTGYQWKWGYDYLKGEGEGLGFVSTLDVRHRQMSESGNPPPTDDYLLKVDKPLIVPVDKKVRIITTANDVIHSFMVPAFGIKQDAIPGFVRDTWFRAEKTGDFYGQCAELCGKEHAYMPIHVKVVSAEDYTKWVDAEKKAMAAKADDPNKVWVLNDLVARGEKVYTANCAVCHQANGKGAGPFKPLDASPIVLDADKTKQLAIVLAGKGAMPSWKSSLSDTEIAAVVTYTKNAWSNKTGFLVQPSDVKAAR; this is encoded by the coding sequence ATGAAGAGCATTGCAGACAAACTGGCTTCACTGTTGCTCGCGGCTGGCGCATCCGTGGGAGTCTGGGCCGCGACGGCTGGTTTCGCCGCCGTTCACGCGGCCGTCAACGATCTGCCTGGCGGCCCGGCCGTCAATCAGCTCAACCTGGGCCCTGCGGCGACCAAGATCGCCGCCGAGCAGCAGTGGCTGCACTGGATGATGCTGATCATCTGCACGGTGATCTTCCTCGGCGTGTTCGGCGTGATGTTTTATTCGATCTTCAAGCACCGCAAGAGCAAGGGCGCGAAGTCGGCCGATTTCCATGAGTCCGTCGGCGTCGAGATCGCCTGGACGGTCGTGCCCTTCATCATCGTCATTCTGATGGCCCTGCCCGCGACCAAGACCGTCGTGGCCCAGAAGGACACCAGCAATGCCGATCTGACCATCAAGGTCACCGGCTATCAGTGGAAGTGGGGCTACGACTACCTCAAGGGCGAAGGCGAGGGCCTGGGCTTCGTTTCCACGCTGGACGTGCGCCACCGTCAGATGTCCGAGTCTGGCAATCCACCGCCCACGGACGACTACCTGTTGAAGGTGGACAAGCCGCTGATCGTGCCGGTCGACAAGAAGGTGCGCATCATCACCACCGCCAATGACGTGATCCACTCCTTCATGGTGCCGGCCTTCGGCATCAAGCAGGACGCGATTCCCGGCTTCGTGCGCGACACCTGGTTCCGCGCTGAAAAAACGGGCGATTTCTACGGCCAATGCGCCGAGCTCTGCGGCAAGGAACACGCCTACATGCCCATCCACGTGAAGGTGGTTTCCGCCGAGGATTACACCAAGTGGGTGGACGCCGAGAAGAAGGCCATGGCGGCGAAGGCTGATGATCCCAACAAGGTCTGGGTGCTGAACGATTTGGTGGCCCGTGGCGAAAAGGTCTACACCGCCAACTGTGCGGTCTGTCACCAGGCGAATGGCAAGGGCGCTGGTCCTTTCAAGCCGCTCGACGCCTCGCCCATCGTGCTGGACGCCGACAAGACCAAGCAGCTTGCCATCGTGCTGGCCGGCAAGGGCGCGATGCCGTCCTGGAAGTCGTCCTTGAGCGACACCGAGATTGCGGCCGTCGTGACCTACACCAAGAACGCCTGGTCGAATAAGACGGGCTTCCTGGTTCAGCCTTCTGACGTGAAGGCCGCGCGTTGA
- the ctaD gene encoding cytochrome c oxidase subunit I, with product MSAVLDHSHHAGHAHDHDDHHHAPTGWRRWVFATNHKDIGTLYLLFAFTMLMIGGVLALLIRAELFQPGLQIVNPELFNQLTTMHGLIMVFGAIMPAFVGFANWMIPLQIGAGDMAFARMNNFSFWLMIPAALMLVGSFFMPGGAPAAGWTLYAPLTLQMGPSMDAGIFAMHILGASSIMGSINIIVTILNMRAPGMTLMKMPLFCWTWLITAYLLIAVMPVLAGAITMTLTDRHFGTTFFNPAGGGDPVMYQHIFWFFGHPEVYIMILPAFGIVSAIVPAFARKKLFGYASMVYATASIAILSFIVWAHHMYATGMPVTGQLFFMYATMLISVPTGVKIFNWLATMWRGSMTFEAPMLWAVGFIFVFTMGGFTGLILSMAPIDIQLQDTYYVVAHFHYVLVAGSLFAMFAGVYYWLPKWTGVMYSEFRGKLHFWWSMIAFNITFFPMHFLGLAGMPRRYADYPMQFADFNAIASVGALGFGLAQVYFFLFVVLPAMRGQGEKAPQKPWEAAEGLEWEVPSPAPFHTFETPPKLDATATKIVG from the coding sequence ATGAGCGCCGTTCTCGACCATTCCCACCATGCCGGTCATGCCCATGACCACGACGATCACCACCATGCCCCGACGGGCTGGCGGCGCTGGGTCTTCGCGACCAACCACAAGGACATCGGCACGCTGTACCTGCTGTTCGCTTTCACGATGCTGATGATCGGCGGCGTGTTGGCCTTGCTGATCCGCGCCGAACTGTTCCAGCCTGGTCTGCAGATCGTGAATCCCGAACTGTTCAACCAGCTCACCACCATGCATGGCCTCATCATGGTGTTCGGCGCCATCATGCCGGCCTTCGTCGGTTTCGCGAACTGGATGATTCCGCTGCAGATCGGCGCCGGGGACATGGCCTTCGCCCGCATGAACAACTTCAGCTTTTGGCTGATGATTCCCGCCGCGCTGATGCTGGTGGGTTCGTTCTTCATGCCTGGTGGCGCGCCCGCCGCGGGCTGGACGCTTTACGCGCCGCTGACCCTGCAGATGGGGCCCTCCATGGATGCCGGCATTTTCGCCATGCACATCCTGGGCGCCTCGTCCATCATGGGCTCGATCAACATCATCGTGACCATCCTGAACATGCGCGCGCCCGGCATGACGCTGATGAAGATGCCGCTGTTCTGCTGGACCTGGTTGATCACCGCCTACTTGCTGATCGCCGTGATGCCCGTGCTGGCTGGTGCGATCACCATGACGCTGACGGATCGCCACTTCGGCACCACTTTCTTCAACCCGGCCGGCGGCGGTGACCCGGTGATGTACCAGCATATTTTCTGGTTCTTCGGTCACCCCGAGGTGTACATCATGATCTTGCCGGCTTTCGGCATCGTGAGCGCCATCGTGCCGGCCTTCGCGCGCAAGAAGCTGTTCGGCTATGCCTCCATGGTGTATGCGACCGCTTCCATCGCCATCCTGTCCTTCATCGTCTGGGCGCACCACATGTACGCCACGGGCATGCCGGTGACGGGTCAGCTGTTCTTCATGTATGCCACCATGCTGATCTCCGTGCCCACTGGCGTGAAGATCTTCAACTGGTTGGCGACGATGTGGCGCGGCTCCATGACCTTTGAAGCGCCCATGCTGTGGGCCGTGGGTTTCATCTTCGTGTTCACGATGGGCGGCTTCACCGGACTGATCCTCTCGATGGCACCCATCGACATCCAGTTGCAGGACACCTACTACGTGGTGGCCCACTTCCACTACGTGCTGGTGGCTGGTTCGCTGTTCGCCATGTTCGCCGGCGTCTACTACTGGCTGCCCAAGTGGACCGGCGTGATGTACAGCGAGTTCCGCGGCAAGCTGCATTTCTGGTGGTCCATGATCGCCTTCAACATCACCTTCTTCCCGATGCACTTCCTGGGCTTGGCCGGTATGCCGCGCCGTTACGCCGACTACCCGATGCAATTCGCCGACTTCAACGCGATCGCCTCGGTCGGTGCCCTCGGCTTCGGTCTGGCGCAGGTCTACTTCTTCCTCTTCGTCGTGCTGCCGGCCATGCGCGGTCAGGGTGAAAAGGCGCCCCAGAAGCCGTGGGAAGCCGCCGAAGGCCTGGAGTGGGAAGTGCCGTCGCCTGCTCCCTTCCATACCTTCGAAACGCCGCCCAAGCTTGACGCCACGGCGACCAAGATCGTGGGTTGA
- the trmL gene encoding tRNA (uridine(34)/cytosine(34)/5-carboxymethylaminomethyluridine(34)-2'-O)-methyltransferase TrmL has translation MFRIVLVHPEIPPNTGNVIRLAANTGCALHLIEPLGFAMEDRLLKRAGLDYHEYAEVRRHADWEAFVATERPDPERMFALTTRGTHRVHDVGFQAGDWLVFGSETAGLPATVRDSFAPSQQLKLPMRAGQRSLNLSNAVAVTVFEAWRQNGFRE, from the coding sequence ATGTTCCGCATCGTCCTGGTCCATCCCGAAATCCCACCCAACACGGGCAATGTCATCCGCCTCGCCGCCAACACTGGCTGCGCGCTGCACCTGATCGAGCCACTGGGTTTCGCGATGGAAGATCGCCTGCTCAAGCGTGCCGGGCTGGATTACCACGAGTACGCAGAGGTGCGCCGCCATGCGGACTGGGAGGCCTTTGTGGCCACGGAACGGCCGGACCCCGAGCGCATGTTCGCCCTGACCACGCGGGGAACGCACCGCGTGCACGACGTGGGGTTTCAGGCCGGTGACTGGCTGGTCTTCGGCTCCGAAACCGCCGGGCTGCCTGCGACAGTGCGGGACAGCTTTGCCCCCTCACAACAACTCAAACTTCCCATGCGCGCCGGTCAACGCAGCCTGAATCTCAGCAACGCCGTGGCGGTAACGGTGTTCGAGGCCTGGCGGCAGAACGGTTTCAGGGAATAA
- a CDS encoding MaoC family dehydratase, with translation MKTFRTLAELAACVGQEVGVSDWLTLTQEQIHLFAQATGDHQWIHVDEQRARAGPFGGPIAHGFLTLSLLPRFFEMAFEVAESGMGVNYGLNKVRFTAPVPVNSRLRARMTLLRAEPIEHGGLQLAWDVTVEREGADKPVCVAQALVRRYP, from the coding sequence ATGAAAACATTCCGCACCCTGGCCGAGTTGGCCGCCTGCGTGGGGCAGGAGGTCGGCGTCAGCGACTGGCTCACCCTCACGCAGGAGCAGATCCATTTGTTCGCCCAGGCCACGGGGGACCATCAGTGGATCCATGTGGATGAGCAGCGTGCCCGCGCCGGCCCCTTCGGCGGGCCGATCGCCCACGGTTTTCTCACTCTGTCGCTGCTGCCCCGCTTTTTCGAGATGGCGTTCGAGGTCGCCGAATCCGGCATGGGCGTGAACTACGGACTCAACAAGGTCCGTTTCACCGCGCCCGTGCCCGTGAACAGCCGCCTGCGTGCGCGCATGACGCTGCTGCGCGCCGAGCCCATCGAGCATGGCGGCCTGCAATTGGCCTGGGACGTTACCGTGGAGCGCGAAGGCGCGGACAAACCGGTCTGCGTGGCGCAGGCCCTGGTGCGACGCTATCCATGA
- a CDS encoding DUF2970 domain-containing protein, whose translation MSDPVVQTREKNSSFWATVKAVAWSFLGIRRGKEFQEDIGRLKPYHLIAAGIVGVFILIGILMLVVKFAVSA comes from the coding sequence ATGAGCGATCCCGTGGTCCAGACCCGTGAGAAAAACTCGTCCTTCTGGGCGACGGTCAAGGCCGTGGCCTGGTCCTTTCTCGGCATTCGCCGAGGCAAGGAATTCCAGGAGGACATCGGGCGCCTGAAGCCGTACCACCTGATCGCGGCCGGCATCGTCGGCGTCTTCATTCTGATCGGCATCCTGATGCTGGTGGTCAAGTTCGCCGTGTCGGCATAG
- a CDS encoding SURF1 family protein, whose amino-acid sequence MGTRFWWVTVAAVLGVAVTASLGRWQLSRAAQKEALQSAIDARAREPLLDATGGDAATVTAHEASTALLHRRVLVRGVWLTDYTVWLDNRQMQGRPGFYVVTPLRLSTGGVLLVQRGWAPRSFEDRTRLPELNTPTGLVEVRGVLSPPPARLYELGGAEHGPIRQNLDLDAFRAETGLPLAGLSIQQSKAESDSAQVDGLLRDWPQPDSGVDRHYGYAFQWFGLCALMVFLYAWFQIFPRFFPRLRFGGRGRADDAL is encoded by the coding sequence TTGGGCACCCGCTTCTGGTGGGTGACGGTCGCCGCCGTGCTGGGCGTGGCGGTGACGGCGTCGCTCGGGCGCTGGCAATTGAGCCGCGCCGCGCAGAAAGAGGCCTTGCAGTCCGCGATCGACGCCCGTGCCCGCGAGCCACTGCTCGACGCCACGGGGGGTGACGCGGCAACCGTGACCGCGCACGAGGCCTCGACGGCATTGCTGCATCGCCGGGTTCTGGTCCGTGGTGTCTGGCTGACCGACTACACCGTCTGGCTGGACAACCGCCAGATGCAAGGTCGACCGGGCTTTTACGTGGTGACGCCCTTGCGCCTGAGTACAGGCGGCGTGCTGCTGGTGCAGCGTGGCTGGGCACCGCGCAGTTTCGAAGACCGAACCCGCCTGCCCGAACTCAACACGCCGACCGGCCTGGTGGAGGTGCGCGGGGTCTTGTCGCCGCCGCCGGCACGGCTTTATGAGCTTGGCGGGGCCGAGCATGGTCCAATCCGGCAGAATTTGGACTTGGACGCTTTTCGCGCGGAAACCGGTTTACCGCTGGCGGGCTTGTCCATTCAACAAAGCAAAGCGGAGTCCGACAGCGCACAAGTCGATGGCCTGCTGCGCGACTGGCCACAGCCAGACAGCGGCGTGGACCGGCATTACGGCTATGCGTTTCAGTGGTTCGGCCTTTGCGCCTTGATGGTTTTTCTTTATGCCTGGTTCCAAATTTTCCCCCGATTTTTCCCCCGGCTCCGATTCGGCGGCCGGGGCCGCGCCGACGATGCCCTCTGA
- a CDS encoding twin transmembrane helix small protein, which produces MKYIVALAFLAILASLGSALFFMMKDGRNGQPKTGRMARALGFRVGFSILIFLCILLAWKLGYIHPTGIPAGQ; this is translated from the coding sequence ATGAAATACATCGTCGCCCTGGCTTTTCTTGCCATCCTCGCCAGCCTGGGTTCGGCCCTGTTCTTCATGATGAAGGACGGCCGCAACGGGCAACCCAAGACCGGTCGCATGGCCCGTGCCCTGGGTTTTCGCGTGGGGTTTTCCATCCTGATCTTTCTTTGCATCCTGCTGGCCTGGAAGTTGGGCTATATCCACCCGACAGGTATCCCCGCAGGTCAATAA
- a CDS encoding biotin synthase — MNDTHPPTIDPVAALRWQRRPHVIEGRLASAWLHEEVARRMEERLGWIVRQPRSWLHWEPVRGGLAVHEQLARRYPGVPASLHADVPEEASAAWRLARPAWWKRWQAMARSSSGPGAPVDLLWANMSLHMAADPLALMRAWHAGLNVDGLLMFSCFGPDTLRELRQLYTALGWPPPAHEYTDMHDWGDMLVASGFAEPVMDMERIELTFDSPERLLRELRELGRNLHPARFPGLRGKDWRKRLLTELGRLADPAQDGRLRLTFEIIYGHALRPERRLAVTPEMRLSVDELRTQLQRRRD; from the coding sequence ATGAACGATACCCATCCCCCGACGATCGATCCGGTCGCCGCCTTGCGCTGGCAACGGCGTCCCCACGTCATTGAAGGGCGCCTCGCCTCGGCCTGGTTGCATGAGGAGGTGGCGCGACGAATGGAAGAGCGCCTGGGCTGGATCGTGCGCCAGCCGCGCAGCTGGCTGCATTGGGAGCCGGTGCGTGGCGGCCTTGCCGTGCATGAGCAACTGGCCCGGCGCTACCCCGGCGTGCCGGCCTCTCTGCATGCGGATGTGCCCGAGGAGGCCAGCGCGGCCTGGCGCCTCGCGCGCCCTGCCTGGTGGAAGCGATGGCAAGCCATGGCTCGGTCGTCGTCGGGACCGGGCGCCCCCGTCGACCTGCTCTGGGCCAATATGAGCTTGCACATGGCCGCCGATCCCCTGGCCCTGATGCGGGCATGGCATGCGGGCTTGAACGTCGATGGCCTGTTGATGTTTTCCTGTTTCGGGCCGGACACCTTGCGTGAATTGCGGCAGCTCTACACCGCGCTGGGGTGGCCGCCGCCGGCGCACGAGTACACCGATATGCATGACTGGGGCGACATGCTGGTCGCCAGCGGCTTTGCCGAGCCGGTGATGGACATGGAGCGCATCGAGCTGACCTTCGATTCCCCCGAGCGCCTGCTGCGCGAACTGCGCGAACTGGGGCGCAACCTCCACCCGGCACGCTTCCCTGGCTTGCGGGGCAAGGATTGGCGCAAGCGCCTGCTGACCGAACTCGGCCGTCTGGCCGACCCTGCCCAGGACGGCAGATTGCGCTTGACCTTTGAGATCATCTACGGTCACGCCCTGCGACCCGAGCGTCGGCTGGCTGTCACGCCTGAAATGCGCCTTTCCGTAGATGAGCTGCGCACTCAACTACAGCGTCGCCGCGATTGA
- a CDS encoding cytochrome c oxidase subunit 3, producing the protein MSSTTAHGSAPYYFVPGPSRHPVMASIGLFFVILGAGQWVNGHDWGKWSLALGLVWWLTVLYQWFRDAIHESEGGQYGHKIDISYRWSMTWFIFSEVMFFGAFFTALWWARVHSVPALGSLDNAVLWPDFKAVWPSMAAGATASPAGIIEPFQTMGPFWLPTINTALLLTSGVTLTIAHHALQVGNRAKTIGYMWITVLLGLTFLFVQGYEYFHAYSELNLKLSSGVYGSTFFMLTGFHGLHVFVGMLMLFFITLRLMKGHFTPQRHFGFEGAAWYWHFVDVVWLGLYILVYWL; encoded by the coding sequence ATGAGTTCAACCACCGCACACGGCAGCGCCCCGTACTACTTTGTGCCGGGTCCGTCCCGCCATCCCGTGATGGCGTCCATCGGCCTGTTCTTCGTCATTCTCGGCGCGGGTCAGTGGGTCAACGGGCACGATTGGGGTAAATGGTCCCTGGCCTTGGGCCTGGTCTGGTGGCTGACGGTGCTGTACCAGTGGTTCCGTGACGCCATCCACGAGAGCGAAGGCGGCCAGTATGGACACAAGATCGATATCTCCTACCGCTGGAGCATGACTTGGTTCATCTTCTCGGAAGTCATGTTCTTTGGTGCCTTCTTCACCGCCCTCTGGTGGGCGCGCGTGCATTCCGTGCCCGCCCTGGGCAGCCTGGACAATGCCGTGCTCTGGCCTGATTTCAAGGCCGTCTGGCCCAGCATGGCTGCGGGTGCGACGGCTTCGCCGGCTGGCATCATCGAGCCTTTCCAGACCATGGGCCCCTTCTGGCTGCCCACGATCAACACCGCTCTGCTGCTGACTTCGGGTGTGACGCTGACCATCGCCCACCACGCCCTGCAGGTGGGCAACCGTGCCAAGACGATCGGCTACATGTGGATCACTGTGCTGCTGGGCCTGACCTTCCTGTTCGTGCAGGGCTACGAGTATTTCCATGCCTACAGTGAGTTGAATCTCAAGCTGTCTTCGGGCGTCTATGGCTCCACCTTCTTCATGCTGACCGGCTTTCACGGCCTGCACGTGTTCGTCGGCATGCTGATGCTGTTCTTCATCACGCTGCGCCTGATGAAGGGTCACTTCACCCCGCAACGGCACTTCGGTTTTGAAGGCGCAGCCTGGTACTGGCACTTCGTGGACGTGGTCTGGCTGGGCCTCTACATCCTGGTGTACTGGCTGTAA
- a CDS encoding phosphoribosyltransferase family protein: protein MFRALLSRLTPGHLLPSQCAICRAWPAAPLCATCLRRFASPRPRCRACALPVAEGMDVCAVCLLWPRSGADADGKAPLDQLDRCHAAVDYDWPWNDLISRYKFGPEPGWASTLASLMRGAPGASEALDDADALLPLPLTQARLRERGFNQALHLARALAPRKTRLNWLLRLRHAPDQHSLPRAERLRNVQDAFGVARGKRRLIEGQRLLLIDDVMTTGATLNAAAAALRAAGAAEVSALVLARTPLDGL, encoded by the coding sequence ATGTTCCGCGCCCTGTTGTCCCGACTCACCCCTGGCCATCTGCTGCCCAGTCAATGCGCCATCTGCCGTGCCTGGCCCGCCGCGCCCCTGTGCGCGACCTGCCTGCGGCGCTTTGCCTCGCCACGCCCGCGCTGCCGCGCCTGCGCCCTGCCCGTGGCCGAAGGCATGGACGTTTGCGCGGTCTGCCTGCTCTGGCCCCGGTCCGGCGCCGATGCCGACGGCAAGGCACCGCTGGACCAGTTGGACCGCTGCCACGCCGCGGTGGACTACGACTGGCCCTGGAACGATCTGATCAGCCGCTACAAATTCGGCCCCGAGCCAGGCTGGGCATCGACGCTGGCCAGTCTGATGCGCGGCGCCCCCGGAGCCTCCGAGGCTCTGGACGATGCCGACGCCCTGCTGCCCCTGCCCTTGACCCAGGCCCGCCTGCGCGAGCGGGGCTTCAACCAGGCGCTGCACCTCGCACGTGCGCTGGCGCCGCGCAAGACCCGCCTGAACTGGTTGCTGCGGCTGCGTCACGCACCGGACCAGCACAGCCTGCCTCGCGCCGAGCGCCTGCGCAATGTGCAGGACGCCTTCGGTGTGGCCCGCGGCAAGCGACGCCTGATCGAAGGCCAGCGCCTGCTGCTGATCGACGACGTGATGACCACGGGCGCCACCTTGAACGCCGCCGCCGCCGCGCTACGTGCGGCTGGCGCCGCGGAAGTGTCCGCCCTGGTGTTGGCGCGCACGCCTTTGGACGGTTTGTGA
- a CDS encoding cytochrome oxidase small assembly protein, giving the protein MTPEQKKANLRLGLILASVAVVFFCGFVAKFVFFGH; this is encoded by the coding sequence ATGACACCTGAACAGAAAAAAGCCAACCTTCGCCTGGGCCTGATCCTGGCGTCGGTGGCCGTGGTGTTCTTCTGCGGTTTCGTGGCGAAGTTCGTCTTCTTCGGACACTGA